The following proteins come from a genomic window of Edaphobacter sp. 4G125:
- a CDS encoding DHA2 family efflux MFS transporter permease subunit — translation MSTAVATPDLSFAAWKPRHNPWLVALTVTLATFMEVLDTSIANVALPHMAGTLGASQEEATWVLTSYLVSSAIVLPISGWLSNRFGRKRFYMTCVALFTVCSLLCGIAQTLPMLIIARILQGAGGGGLAPSEQAILADTFSIEKRGQAFAVYGMAVVVAPAIGPTLGGWITDNFNWHWIFFINLPVGLLSLYLSNQMVEDPPHLKLRREEAKHEKVDFFGLGLVAMGVGFLEFTLDKGQEKDWFGSQMITTFAILAVVTLIVFAIWEWNHSHPIVDLKLLKNRNFGTAVFLQLILGMVLFGSTVLIPQYLQVLLGYTAERAGMVLSPAGFVMMVMMAVAGRTLGKGDPRVMVALGYIATAAGIYNLTRLDLNTAFGTVTIWRMLQVIGLPFIFIPISTLNYVGVPLDKTNQISSLSNFARNLGGSMGTALLTTFIARSAQVHQAALAANVIPGSVPYRRYMDSVISILTSHGVPAATAAQMAVGRAYQEMLRQASMLSYKSAFFILSVVILCLVPLPFVMRLPDKNVKPDPETMGGH, via the coding sequence ATGTCGACTGCCGTCGCCACTCCGGACCTCTCCTTCGCTGCATGGAAGCCGCGCCATAACCCATGGCTCGTCGCCCTTACAGTCACTCTGGCGACCTTTATGGAGGTGCTGGACACCTCGATTGCAAACGTTGCGCTTCCTCACATGGCCGGAACGCTTGGCGCCAGTCAGGAAGAGGCCACCTGGGTATTGACCAGTTATCTGGTCTCGAGCGCGATCGTCTTGCCCATCTCGGGCTGGCTCTCCAATCGTTTTGGACGCAAGCGCTTCTATATGACCTGCGTCGCGTTGTTTACAGTCTGCTCGCTGCTTTGCGGTATCGCACAGACTTTGCCCATGCTGATCATTGCCCGCATTCTGCAGGGAGCAGGCGGTGGTGGGTTGGCGCCCAGTGAACAAGCAATCCTCGCCGACACCTTCTCCATCGAAAAACGCGGTCAGGCCTTTGCGGTTTACGGAATGGCTGTAGTCGTCGCGCCTGCCATCGGCCCCACACTCGGAGGCTGGATTACAGATAACTTCAACTGGCATTGGATCTTCTTCATCAATCTCCCCGTTGGCCTGCTGTCACTCTATCTGAGCAATCAGATGGTGGAAGATCCACCTCACCTGAAGCTGCGCCGCGAAGAAGCCAAGCACGAAAAAGTAGACTTCTTCGGCCTGGGCCTGGTGGCTATGGGTGTTGGCTTCCTAGAATTCACCCTGGATAAAGGGCAGGAGAAAGACTGGTTCGGATCGCAGATGATCACCACCTTCGCGATTCTCGCAGTGGTCACATTAATCGTCTTCGCTATCTGGGAGTGGAACCACTCGCACCCCATTGTCGATTTAAAGCTGCTGAAAAATCGCAACTTTGGAACCGCCGTCTTTCTGCAATTGATTCTGGGTATGGTGCTGTTTGGAAGCACCGTTCTGATCCCGCAATATCTTCAGGTGCTTCTGGGCTACACGGCGGAACGGGCCGGCATGGTGTTGTCTCCTGCTGGTTTTGTGATGATGGTGATGATGGCTGTCGCTGGCCGCACTCTGGGCAAAGGCGATCCTCGTGTCATGGTCGCCCTGGGTTATATCGCGACCGCCGCCGGTATCTATAATTTGACCCGTCTGGACCTGAACACCGCCTTCGGAACCGTTACGATATGGCGCATGCTCCAGGTCATTGGGCTTCCTTTTATCTTTATCCCGATCAGCACGCTGAACTACGTCGGAGTCCCCCTCGACAAGACCAACCAAATCTCGAGCCTCTCCAACTTCGCCCGCAACCTGGGCGGCAGCATGGGAACAGCCCTGTTGACGACGTTTATCGCCCGCAGCGCCCAGGTGCATCAAGCAGCTCTGGCCGCCAATGTGATCCCCGGCAGCGTTCCCTATCGCCGGTACATGGACAGCGTTATATCCATCCTCACCTCACATGGAGTACCCGCGGCTACGGCAGCACAGATGGCCGTCGGTCGTGCCTACCAGGAGATGCTCCGCCAAGCCTCCATGCTGAGCTACAAGAGTGCATTCTTTATCCTTTCGGTCGTGATCCTGTGCCTGGTTCCGTTGCCGTTTGTGATGCGGCTGCCGGATAAGAACGTCAAACCAGATCCGGAGACGATGGGTGGACACTAA
- a CDS encoding MarR family winged helix-turn-helix transcriptional regulator produces MAHRNHKTRLEAESDGQPIALQRQALRNMKRILLHFRSRMDERLRPQGVTTAQLQVLFAIHNSPGSSGAQLARACYITPQTTQTLLQHLEKNGFIVRGKDRVNDRIVTARITPAGEELIKTIEKEAHVMQGNLWRGVSEHELAGLDALLQRCLQNLGMVDDLSEDCR; encoded by the coding sequence GTGGCACACCGAAACCACAAAACGAGGCTTGAGGCAGAAAGCGACGGCCAGCCCATCGCATTGCAGAGGCAGGCGCTGCGGAATATGAAGCGCATCCTGCTGCATTTCCGTTCCCGCATGGATGAAAGGTTGCGTCCACAGGGAGTGACGACAGCGCAGTTACAGGTTCTCTTCGCAATCCATAATTCACCAGGAAGCTCTGGAGCGCAGCTTGCGCGAGCCTGTTACATTACCCCCCAAACCACGCAGACCCTGCTTCAACATCTGGAGAAGAACGGCTTCATCGTTCGTGGTAAAGATCGGGTCAATGACCGTATCGTTACGGCCAGAATTACTCCGGCTGGGGAAGAGCTGATCAAGACGATTGAAAAAGAGGCCCACGTCATGCAAGGCAATCTATGGAGAGGAGTCTCCGAGCACGAGTTAGCTGGACTGGATGCTTTGCTTCAACGATGCCTGCAAAATCTGGGAATGGTAGACGACCTCTCGGAAGACTGTCGCTGA
- a CDS encoding DUF488 domain-containing protein has translation MQIPIKRVYETPAKADGKRILVDRLWPRGLSKEDAAVDLWLKDVAPSNELRKWFGHDPAKWSEFQKRYLAELQHDHDSLSQLKELAHQSKVTLLYGAKDEEHNQAVVLQKLLERKR, from the coding sequence ATGCAAATCCCGATCAAACGTGTATATGAGACCCCCGCTAAAGCAGACGGGAAGCGAATTCTTGTCGACCGTCTCTGGCCGCGCGGCCTCTCCAAAGAAGATGCCGCAGTGGATTTATGGCTCAAAGATGTCGCTCCCAGCAATGAACTTCGCAAATGGTTTGGTCACGATCCTGCAAAGTGGTCGGAGTTTCAAAAACGGTACCTGGCCGAGCTGCAGCATGACCACGACTCTCTTTCGCAGCTAAAAGAACTCGCCCATCAGAGCAAAGTCACCTTGCTGTATGGAGCAAAAGACGAAGAGCACAACCAGGCGGTCGTATTGCAGAAACTTCTTGAGCGCAAGAGATAA
- a CDS encoding cupin domain-containing protein, with protein MTTSKTDGNMIDSFAQFDLVKEIADSRNKKPWSAGHYAKTLFKKEDFRTVLITMEPNSRMKEHHADGTLSVQVIQGAIRFTAQGKAHELRTGNLVTLGASIPHEVESLEDSAFLLTISWPSNQELLAMKHRGYGT; from the coding sequence ATGACCACATCAAAAACCGATGGAAACATGATTGATAGCTTTGCCCAGTTCGATTTGGTAAAAGAGATCGCCGACTCTCGCAATAAAAAACCATGGTCTGCCGGCCACTATGCAAAGACTCTCTTTAAAAAAGAGGACTTCCGAACGGTACTGATCACCATGGAGCCAAACTCCCGGATGAAGGAGCATCACGCCGATGGCACCCTCTCGGTCCAGGTCATCCAGGGCGCAATCCGCTTTACCGCTCAGGGAAAAGCCCACGAACTTCGCACAGGAAACCTGGTAACGCTAGGAGCCTCCATCCCACACGAAGTCGAATCGCTCGAAGATTCGGCCTTTCTGCTGACAATCTCCTGGCCAAGCAACCAGGAGCTGCTGGCCATGAAGCATCGAGGCTATGGAACGTAA
- a CDS encoding dipeptidase has product MTENTAAAIEFARSHRDRFVDELKALLRIPSISTLPEHAGDVRHAAESVVAELRRIGMENVRLIETTTAEHPNGHPLVYADWLHADSAPTVLCYGHYDVQPAEPLDEWTTPPFEPTERNGNLYARGAVDDKGQMWMHVKALESLFAANGGKLPVNVRVLIEGEEEVGGEGIAWFVRAHGDQLRADVALVSDTEMFAPDLPTLCVGLRGMIYTEVEVRGARTDLHSGMYGGAAPNPFVALAQIITKLKDENGRILIPGFYDKISPPTQDELKAWKALPFDEEHYRQTEVGSPELTGEPGYSVLERTWARPTLDVHGMPGGFIGAGAKTVIPAKAIAKISMRLVPNQTPAEAFAQYKASVESIAPRGVEVVVRLIHSGDPIVVSTDNPYVKSATTAMHEVFGTETVFVRGGGSIPIVGDFVRELKIPTLMMGFGLPDDNLHAPNEKFHLANFHRGIESIIRFFCLVQA; this is encoded by the coding sequence ATGACGGAAAATACCGCGGCAGCGATCGAATTTGCTCGCAGTCATCGCGATCGATTTGTAGACGAGTTGAAGGCGCTGTTGCGTATCCCTTCCATTTCTACTCTGCCGGAGCATGCTGGAGATGTGCGGCATGCCGCCGAATCGGTTGTCGCAGAGCTTCGCCGTATCGGTATGGAGAATGTGCGCCTCATCGAGACCACGACAGCAGAGCATCCAAATGGGCATCCTCTGGTCTATGCGGACTGGCTGCACGCGGATTCTGCCCCGACTGTCCTCTGCTATGGCCACTACGATGTGCAGCCTGCGGAGCCTCTGGATGAGTGGACAACGCCACCCTTTGAGCCAACCGAGCGCAATGGCAATCTTTATGCTCGTGGCGCAGTCGACGACAAAGGGCAGATGTGGATGCACGTCAAAGCGCTGGAGTCGCTTTTCGCAGCGAACGGAGGCAAGCTGCCGGTGAATGTTCGTGTCCTGATTGAGGGTGAAGAGGAAGTCGGCGGAGAGGGGATCGCATGGTTTGTCCGCGCGCATGGAGACCAACTCCGCGCCGATGTTGCGCTCGTCAGCGACACCGAGATGTTTGCTCCGGACCTTCCGACACTTTGCGTTGGCTTGCGCGGAATGATCTATACCGAAGTTGAGGTTCGCGGCGCTCGCACGGACCTGCATTCGGGCATGTATGGGGGAGCGGCGCCGAACCCCTTTGTTGCACTGGCTCAGATCATCACAAAGTTGAAGGACGAGAATGGCCGCATTCTGATCCCCGGGTTTTATGACAAAATCTCTCCTCCTACGCAGGATGAACTTAAAGCATGGAAGGCACTGCCCTTTGATGAGGAGCATTATCGGCAGACCGAGGTCGGTTCACCAGAACTGACAGGAGAGCCTGGTTACAGCGTGCTGGAGCGCACGTGGGCGCGTCCCACTTTGGATGTGCATGGAATGCCGGGAGGTTTTATCGGAGCAGGGGCAAAGACGGTGATTCCGGCGAAAGCTATAGCGAAGATTAGTATGCGTCTCGTTCCCAACCAAACTCCTGCTGAGGCATTTGCTCAGTACAAGGCGTCCGTTGAATCGATTGCTCCACGGGGAGTAGAAGTCGTCGTGCGGCTGATTCACTCCGGCGATCCGATCGTCGTCTCCACGGATAATCCTTACGTGAAGTCGGCCACAACGGCGATGCACGAGGTCTTCGGTACAGAGACAGTCTTCGTGCGCGGAGGAGGCTCTATCCCAATCGTGGGAGATTTCGTTCGTGAGCTGAAGATTCCGACCCTGATGATGGGCTTCGGTCTGCCGGACGACAACCTTCATGCTCCGAACGAGAAGTTTCATCTGGCCAACTTCCATCGCGGGATCGAATCCATCATCCGTTTCTTCTGTCTGGTTCAGGCATAG
- the mobA gene encoding molybdenum cofactor guanylyltransferase — translation MEKFPIAAYVLAGGRSLRMGRDKATLLLGGKSLIEHAVQKLGAITDEVFILGNRPDLSGFAPPVPDLHEHCGPLGGMEAALAHSSHHDWILVVPVDVPFVPIALLRSWIRRVLRQPFARVAFFTVDEVAQPTICLLHREIAPSLAEAVRQSKFKLYPVLEEAACTLAERKKVSIEEILLIQRWESTKGLSLYSELDNGREEGLTPAQRSAAHLWFANLNSPEELAAVQSHLNALEEE, via the coding sequence ATGGAAAAGTTTCCGATTGCGGCATATGTTCTGGCAGGTGGCCGCAGTTTGCGCATGGGGCGAGATAAGGCCACCCTTCTGCTCGGAGGCAAATCGCTGATCGAGCACGCTGTTCAAAAGCTCGGTGCGATAACAGATGAAGTTTTCATTCTGGGCAATCGTCCGGATCTGTCCGGGTTTGCTCCGCCAGTTCCTGACCTGCACGAGCATTGCGGCCCATTGGGTGGAATGGAAGCTGCGCTCGCTCATTCGAGCCACCACGACTGGATACTGGTGGTTCCCGTTGACGTGCCCTTTGTTCCCATTGCTCTGCTTCGGTCCTGGATTCGCCGTGTACTTCGACAACCATTTGCACGGGTGGCATTCTTCACAGTGGATGAAGTCGCTCAACCGACGATTTGCCTGTTGCATCGAGAGATAGCTCCCTCTCTCGCGGAGGCGGTGCGTCAATCGAAATTCAAGCTGTATCCCGTGTTGGAGGAGGCTGCCTGCACGTTGGCCGAACGCAAAAAGGTTTCGATCGAGGAGATTCTTCTGATCCAAAGATGGGAGTCCACGAAGGGCCTTTCGCTTTATTCAGAATTAGATAACGGGAGGGAAGAAGGCCTGACGCCTGCTCAGCGTTCGGCAGCGCACCTATGGTTTGCAAATCTTAACAGTCCGGAGGAGTTGGCCGCGGTGCAATCGCATCTGAATGCTCTTGAAGAGGAATGA
- a CDS encoding ABC transporter ATP-binding protein gives MGQAAQQNEAAAEAVPEHRNRPGPYISFEHVSKAFGGVSVLEDVSFYVLPGETLCILGRSGVGKSVSLQMLMGFLKPDSGTIKVAGDDITAYDERQMQAVRRKVTMVFQNGALFDSITVGENVAFPLRERGELSEEQIMQVVKGLLEMVGVAGMEDLLPSDLSTGMKRSIAIARALAAQPEAILYDEPTTMVDPLMAHLLGDLIERLKEQLHLTSIVVTHDMRFAKKLADRVVFLHAGKAHFFGTMEEMERSSDPILSEFLQLDELVVPVT, from the coding sequence ATGGGACAGGCCGCGCAGCAGAACGAAGCCGCAGCGGAGGCCGTTCCAGAACATCGCAATCGTCCTGGCCCCTATATCTCCTTTGAGCATGTCTCCAAAGCTTTCGGTGGTGTCTCGGTGCTCGAAGACGTCAGCTTCTACGTTCTTCCGGGAGAAACGCTCTGCATCCTGGGCCGTAGCGGAGTGGGAAAATCCGTCTCTCTGCAGATGCTGATGGGGTTTCTCAAGCCTGATAGCGGGACGATCAAGGTGGCGGGTGACGATATTACAGCCTATGACGAGCGGCAGATGCAGGCCGTCCGTCGAAAGGTGACTATGGTGTTTCAGAACGGGGCGCTCTTTGATTCCATCACCGTTGGCGAAAATGTTGCGTTTCCTCTGCGCGAACGAGGAGAGCTTTCGGAAGAACAGATCATGCAGGTGGTGAAGGGTTTGCTGGAGATGGTGGGAGTTGCCGGCATGGAAGACCTTCTGCCTTCCGATCTTTCCACCGGAATGAAGCGCTCGATTGCCATTGCACGTGCACTGGCAGCCCAGCCTGAAGCGATTCTGTATGACGAGCCCACCACAATGGTCGATCCCCTGATGGCGCATCTATTGGGCGATTTGATTGAAAGACTTAAGGAGCAACTTCATCTCACGAGCATTGTCGTTACCCATGACATGCGTTTCGCAAAAAAACTTGCCGACCGCGTCGTTTTTCTTCACGCGGGGAAGGCTCATTTCTTTGGCACGATGGAAGAGATGGAGAGAAGCAGCGATCCGATTCTATCTGAGTTCCTTCAGCTCGATGAACTTGTTGTCCCCGTGACTTAA
- a CDS encoding sugar transferase produces the protein MATPDYLQQVIVSGRKSVAQGNRAGSATGIFRRPSVTSLIWASLDLFTVLVAGIASLRIHGVLPAGITTLFLIPQLFNTTPHVLLLYVLWYALCLIFFSRSYGLYGPVQTRGGLHEQRMTIQASLTAGLILCGTLYISNGSAVSRTVVMLTIFLTTLLLCARRTWERRSFYRRSLAGIETRNVLIVGAGRVGQALRNHLESLQHLGYRFKGFIALTEREAELGSTDVVGDVRNCLSLARSLFVDEIFFSVPGDKKLVINMVEEARLAGIDVRVVPDLYDGLAWNAPVEYIGQFPTIPLHRRDFPLGAFLLKRALDITLSSVALIALSPLMLAIAVAIRLDSKGSIFYRAHRVGRKGRDFSCYKFRTMVQDADKLKEELAHMNERDSVLFKIANDPRITRVGRIMRKYSLDELPQFFNVLHGDMSLVGPRPPIAREVEQYDIEHLRRLDVLPGITGLWQVEARQDPSFDSYISLDTAYVENWSLWLDMKILARTIGVVFAGTGS, from the coding sequence ATGGCGACTCCAGACTATTTGCAGCAGGTCATTGTCTCAGGACGAAAATCAGTTGCCCAGGGCAATCGGGCTGGTTCTGCTACCGGCATATTTCGTCGTCCCTCAGTCACAAGTCTAATCTGGGCCTCCCTGGATCTTTTTACGGTTTTGGTTGCAGGCATCGCTTCGCTCCGGATTCATGGGGTACTGCCAGCAGGGATCACGACTCTTTTTCTTATTCCGCAGCTCTTCAATACAACGCCGCATGTTCTGTTGCTATATGTCTTGTGGTATGCGCTCTGCCTGATCTTCTTTTCGCGTTCCTACGGACTTTACGGTCCCGTTCAAACCCGCGGCGGACTGCATGAACAGCGTATGACGATTCAGGCTTCGCTGACTGCCGGTCTTATCCTTTGCGGAACGCTCTATATATCCAATGGCAGCGCTGTCTCCCGCACGGTCGTCATGCTGACGATCTTTTTGACGACCCTCTTGCTTTGCGCACGACGTACATGGGAACGACGCAGCTTCTATCGCCGCAGTCTCGCTGGGATTGAAACGCGCAATGTGCTGATCGTTGGAGCAGGGCGAGTCGGACAGGCTTTGCGCAATCATTTGGAATCGCTCCAGCACCTTGGGTACCGCTTCAAAGGATTTATTGCTCTGACGGAACGCGAGGCGGAACTTGGCAGTACCGATGTTGTGGGCGATGTACGCAACTGCCTTTCACTAGCGCGTTCACTTTTTGTCGATGAGATCTTCTTCTCCGTTCCTGGAGACAAAAAGCTCGTCATCAATATGGTGGAAGAGGCACGTCTTGCCGGTATCGATGTTCGGGTAGTTCCGGACCTCTACGATGGCTTGGCCTGGAACGCTCCTGTGGAGTATATCGGTCAGTTTCCGACCATTCCGCTCCATCGCCGCGATTTTCCGCTGGGCGCCTTCCTGCTAAAGCGGGCGCTTGATATTACGCTCTCTTCGGTTGCCCTCATCGCTCTTTCTCCCTTGATGCTGGCGATTGCGGTCGCGATCCGTCTTGACTCCAAGGGATCGATCTTCTATCGAGCACATCGAGTTGGTCGCAAGGGCCGCGACTTCTCTTGCTACAAGTTCCGCACGATGGTGCAGGACGCGGACAAACTCAAAGAGGAGTTGGCTCATATGAATGAGCGCGACAGCGTGCTCTTCAAGATTGCCAACGATCCGCGGATTACGCGTGTCGGCCGGATTATGCGGAAGTATTCTCTCGACGAGTTGCCCCAGTTCTTCAATGTTCTGCATGGTGATATGAGCCTCGTCGGCCCTCGTCCTCCGATCGCTCGCGAAGTGGAGCAGTACGATATCGAGCACCTGCGTCGCCTTGACGTTCTGCCCGGTATTACGGGGCTATGGCAGGTGGAAGCCCGACAGGATCCGTCGTTCGACAGCTATATCTCGCTTGATACTGCCTATGTCGAAAACTGGAGTCTCTGGCTCGATATGAAGATTCTTGCTCGTACCATCGGGGTTGTCTTCGCCGGAACTGGGAGCTAG
- a CDS encoding NAD+ synthase has product MKIALAQINPTVGDFTGNTKKILEFAARAAEQQAEFVIFPELAICGYPPADFLEKKAFVDRAAQAAEELAAWTSAPGRPALLVGSVMAVDSAIGKRVRNVAVLLAEGRATFVQQKMLLPFYDVFDEQRYFEPATSQSLVSLNGQPLAITICEDAWNDKDFWPRQLYPVDPVDALMQQWQTEAEQLDRYPRLIVNISASPFNQGKPAVRQKMLAAIAARHNAFVVMVNQVGGNDGLVFDGSSLVLDPTGTVVARGACFAEDLVVVNVPHTSAAAPLGCDEIAEVWQALVLGTRDYIRKCGFSKALIGLSGGIDSALVAAIAVEALGAENVVGIGMPSEYSSLGSIEDARYLARNLGIRFELLPIHDVFAQFQKTLEPLFAGTSFGLAEENLQSRIRGTLLMALSNKFGALVLTTGNKSEMSVGYCTLYGDMVGALAVIGDVYKTRVYQLSRYANREREVIPRNTIEKPPSAELRPDQKDTDSLPPYEVLDPILEAYVERFLSAEQIAKKQGIDPALVRSVLKLVEQSEYKRQQAAPVLKVTQKSFGTGRRFPIAVKVQV; this is encoded by the coding sequence GTGAAGATAGCTCTGGCGCAGATCAATCCCACGGTAGGCGATTTCACTGGAAATACAAAAAAGATCCTTGAATTTGCTGCTCGGGCTGCAGAACAGCAAGCCGAGTTCGTCATCTTTCCTGAACTGGCGATCTGCGGATATCCTCCCGCCGATTTTCTCGAAAAGAAGGCTTTTGTCGATCGGGCGGCTCAGGCCGCTGAAGAGCTTGCAGCATGGACTTCTGCACCAGGGCGTCCTGCTCTTCTCGTCGGCTCGGTGATGGCGGTTGATTCGGCCATCGGAAAACGAGTCCGCAACGTTGCGGTTTTACTTGCGGAAGGTCGGGCCACTTTTGTTCAGCAGAAGATGCTTCTGCCCTTCTACGACGTCTTTGATGAGCAGCGATATTTTGAACCGGCCACCTCGCAGTCTCTCGTGTCCTTGAACGGCCAGCCCCTGGCGATCACCATCTGCGAGGATGCATGGAACGATAAGGACTTCTGGCCTCGTCAGCTTTACCCCGTTGATCCTGTGGATGCGCTAATGCAGCAGTGGCAGACGGAGGCAGAGCAACTTGACCGCTATCCTCGCCTAATCGTGAATATCTCAGCTTCTCCGTTCAACCAGGGCAAGCCGGCAGTACGACAGAAAATGCTTGCGGCGATTGCGGCTCGGCACAATGCTTTTGTGGTGATGGTGAACCAGGTGGGGGGTAACGACGGCCTTGTCTTTGACGGTTCTTCGTTGGTTCTGGATCCAACAGGCACTGTCGTTGCTCGCGGAGCCTGTTTTGCTGAAGACCTCGTTGTGGTGAATGTTCCTCATACTTCAGCCGCTGCTCCTCTTGGTTGCGATGAGATCGCTGAGGTCTGGCAGGCGCTTGTGCTGGGCACTCGCGATTACATCCGCAAATGCGGATTCAGCAAGGCTCTCATCGGGCTTAGTGGAGGGATTGATTCGGCGCTGGTGGCTGCGATTGCGGTGGAAGCTCTTGGCGCTGAAAACGTCGTTGGCATCGGGATGCCGAGCGAGTACTCCTCACTTGGTTCGATCGAAGATGCCCGTTATCTGGCCCGGAATCTGGGGATCCGTTTCGAGCTACTTCCGATTCACGATGTCTTTGCGCAGTTTCAGAAGACGCTTGAGCCTCTCTTTGCCGGAACTTCGTTCGGCCTTGCGGAAGAGAACTTGCAATCCCGCATTCGTGGAACTTTGTTGATGGCGCTCTCCAATAAATTTGGCGCGCTTGTTCTTACGACGGGAAACAAGAGCGAGATGTCAGTGGGATACTGCACCCTATATGGCGATATGGTGGGTGCACTTGCTGTTATCGGCGATGTTTATAAAACCCGCGTCTACCAGCTCTCGCGCTATGCTAATCGAGAGCGAGAGGTGATTCCCCGCAACACGATTGAGAAGCCACCATCAGCCGAGCTGAGGCCCGACCAGAAGGATACGGACTCTCTTCCGCCCTACGAGGTCCTCGATCCCATTCTCGAGGCCTATGTCGAGCGTTTTCTTTCTGCCGAACAGATCGCCAAAAAGCAAGGGATCGATCCTGCTCTCGTGCGGTCGGTTCTGAAACTCGTGGAACAGAGTGAGTACAAACGTCAACAGGCAGCGCCCGTCCTCAAAGTTACCCAAAAGTCCTTTGGCACAGGGCGTAGATTTCCCATTGCTGTCAAGGTTCAGGTTTAA
- a CDS encoding DsbA family protein, with the protein MKRAYPLSFVLASFVCAAQFVSAQAPAQQSSPAPAGASQAKPAAKQPLQLQSLDPSSHPDPFPPVNLKYFTASTPTVETVDSFLKALWGYDPDRIWRVEAIQTTQAPGVSKVVVYVTDKKPNAKVASAAFFVMPDGKHAIADATAVIPFGATPFADARKTLQERADGAYRGAASKDLLLVEFADLQCPHCAAAQATMDRIVQDFPNARVVFQSFPLTEIHPYAFKAAAYGYCVEKQKNGAFFPFATEVFAKQTALTSDTGDQTLKDAVTKAGLDPNAIDACAASADTKKEVDASTKLAQDLGVDQTPMLAINGRMLPLTSNVPYETLKTIISYQASQDGVSTGAAPVSLRSAPSLTK; encoded by the coding sequence TTGAAGAGAGCATACCCCCTGTCATTCGTATTGGCATCGTTCGTCTGTGCAGCCCAATTTGTCTCGGCTCAGGCACCTGCCCAGCAATCTTCTCCTGCACCTGCGGGAGCATCACAGGCCAAACCGGCGGCCAAGCAACCGTTGCAGCTTCAGTCCCTTGATCCCTCCAGTCATCCTGACCCATTTCCTCCGGTCAATCTCAAATACTTCACGGCCTCTACTCCTACTGTGGAAACAGTGGACTCTTTTCTTAAGGCTCTATGGGGATACGATCCAGATCGCATCTGGCGCGTAGAAGCGATTCAGACCACCCAGGCTCCTGGAGTGAGCAAGGTCGTGGTTTACGTCACAGATAAAAAGCCAAATGCCAAGGTTGCTTCGGCAGCCTTTTTTGTTATGCCGGATGGCAAACATGCCATTGCCGATGCCACTGCGGTCATTCCCTTTGGGGCGACTCCTTTTGCAGATGCGCGTAAGACCCTCCAGGAACGGGCCGACGGAGCCTATCGCGGGGCTGCCAGCAAAGATCTTTTGCTGGTAGAGTTTGCTGACCTGCAGTGTCCGCACTGCGCGGCCGCCCAGGCTACCATGGATCGCATCGTGCAGGACTTCCCGAATGCGCGCGTGGTTTTCCAGAGCTTTCCCCTGACCGAGATCCATCCCTATGCTTTCAAAGCGGCTGCTTATGGCTATTGCGTTGAGAAGCAGAAGAACGGTGCTTTCTTCCCATTTGCCACAGAAGTCTTTGCAAAGCAGACAGCCTTGACCTCCGATACAGGCGATCAGACCCTCAAAGACGCGGTGACCAAAGCTGGACTTGATCCCAATGCGATCGATGCCTGTGCTGCCAGCGCCGACACGAAAAAGGAAGTTGACGCCTCCACCAAGCTGGCCCAGGATCTCGGTGTCGATCAGACTCCGATGCTGGCCATCAATGGTCGCATGCTTCCGCTCACTTCGAACGTGCCCTATGAGACCCTGAAGACCATCATTTCCTACCAGGCATCACAGGACGGCGTCAGTACAGGTGCTGCGCCGGTTTCGCTTCGTTCTGCACCCAGCCTGACTAAATAA
- a CDS encoding rhodanese-like domain-containing protein, which translates to MLYATVVSVTVVIVLAAIGLVIWRIRSSRLRELDGHSIDAQTLHDLLLPEPRVLLFDVRQPLDLLAYSEKIPGAVRLAPKDVMSNPALIPQDRDVVVYCTCPGDKTSREIIQRGLALGLRRVKLLYGGLDAWKQKGYPVEPYKESFRLDTAV; encoded by the coding sequence GTGCTCTACGCGACCGTAGTTTCGGTAACGGTGGTCATTGTGCTTGCAGCGATTGGCTTAGTGATTTGGCGTATCCGATCTAGTCGGTTACGCGAACTCGATGGTCATAGCATTGACGCTCAGACTCTTCATGATCTGCTACTCCCGGAGCCTCGAGTCCTGCTCTTCGATGTGCGTCAGCCGCTCGATCTACTGGCCTACTCGGAGAAGATTCCAGGAGCGGTCCGTCTGGCTCCGAAAGATGTTATGTCGAATCCTGCCCTGATTCCGCAGGATCGCGATGTTGTGGTGTACTGCACCTGTCCAGGCGACAAGACCAGTCGCGAGATCATTCAACGCGGACTCGCGCTCGGACTCCGGCGCGTGAAGCTGCTCTATGGTGGACTGGATGCTTGGAAGCAGAAGGGGTATCCCGTGGAGCCCTACAAAGAGTCTTTTCGCCTTGATACTGCCGTCTGA